In the genome of Telluria mixta, the window GGGTGACGAACCCCAGCAGCGGCGTCGTCTCCAGCATCGGCAGGATCCAGTTCAGCACGTTCGATTCGATCTGCACGTCCGGCCGCGGCAGGCCGTGCCGCTCGAAGGTCTGGTCGATCCATTGGCGCGACGCCACCGACCGCGCCGGCAGCATCCATTTGTAGTGCACGAGGTCCGCGAGCGTGCGCGGCGCGTCGAACACGGGGTGGTGCGGGCCCGCCATCACGACCACGGTGTCTTCCGCGATCTGCTCGCTGACGATGTCCGGATCGCCGTCCAGCATCGGCCCGACGACGAGGTCGATTTCGCCGTCGCGCAGACTGGCCAGCAGGTTGTCGTTCATCGCGACGGCGAGGGTGACCGTGATCGCGGGCGCCTCGGCCAGCAGCTGCGCGAACACGGCCGGCATCAGGTGCTCGGCCATCGTCGGCACGCAGCCGATGCGGACCTGGCCCTGCAGGCCGCCGGCGTGGTCGCGCATCTCGCGCGCCGTTTCTTCCACCATCAGCGCCATCTGGCGCGTGCGTTTCAGCAGCACGTGGCCGGCGGCCGTCAGGCGCATGCCGCGGCCATCCTTTTCGAACAGCCGGGAGCCCAGCGATTCTTCGAGCCGGTCGATGCATTTCGTCAGCGCCGGCTGGGTGCGGTGCACGCGTTCGGCGGCGCGTGCCAGATTGCCTTCGGTGGCGATGACTTCGAAATACTTCAGGTCGCGGAAGTCCATGACATATTCCTGAAAGTTTAGGATTTTCAAAATTAAGTGAATATACATTATGGATGGCCATTCCTATACTCGTTTCAACTAAAACTTTCCAACGAGGAGACCTCATGAGCCAGTCCACTCCACCCGACGTGATCCGCGACATCCAGCGGGTCGATTCCGCCCTGGTCGCGCGCGCCGCCCGCTATCCCTCGTCCATCCTGGCCGATGTCGCCGGCCGCCGCGGCGCGCTGTCCAGCCGCATCGCGCCGCTGGCGCCAACCATGCGCCTGGCCGGACCGGCGCTGACGATCGAGGTCCGCCCCGGCGACAACCTGATGATCCACGCGGCGATGGCGCTCGCGAAACCCGGGGACGTGCTCGTCATCGACGGCAAGGGTGACGAATCCTGCGCGCTGATGGGCGAGATCATGGTCTCGCAATGCATGGCGATCGGTATCGCCGGCGTCATCGTGTACGGCGCCGTGCGCGACACGGAAGCGATCCGCGACCTGGGCTTCCCGATGTACGCCATCGGCGCGAACCCCAACGGGCCGTCGAAACTGGTGCCGGGCCGGATCAACTGGCCGGTGTCGGTGGGCGGCGTGACCGTCAACCCGGGCGACCTGATCGTGGCCGATGGCGACGGTGTCGTCGCCGTCGAACCGGCCAAGGTGCCGACCGTGCTGCAGCTGGCGGAAAAGAAGCTGGCCGACGAGACGGCGCGCCTGGAAGGCATCCGCAGCGGTGCCCAGCTGCGCCCGACGTGGCTCGACGCGGCGCTGCGCAAGGCCGGCGTGCTGGCCGAAGGAGAGACGCTGTGAGCGCCGTCCTCGCCCCGCAAGTCCGCAGGGACGTCATCATCGTGACCGGCGCCGACCTGGCCGAACAGGCGGTCGAGCTGCTGGCCGGCTTCGACCTCGTCTATGCCGGCAAGACGCCCGACGAAGACCAACTGGTCGCGCTGTGCACCGAGCACCAGCCGGTCGCGATCATCGTGCGCTACGGCCGCATCACGGCGCGCGTGATCGACGCGAGCCCGCGCCTGCGCGTGATCTCCAAGCACGGCAGCGGCACCGACAACATCGACAAGACCGCGGCCGCCGCGCGCGGTATCGCGGTCAAGGCAGCCGTCGGCGCCAATGCGCCGGCCGTGGCCGAGCATGCGTGGGCCCTGATCCTCGCGTGCGCCAAGAACGTCTCAGCGCTGGACCAGCGCATGCACGATGGTCACTGGGACAAGGCGACGCATAAGAGCCTGGAACTGCGCGGGCGTACGCTGGGCCTCGTGGGCCTGGGCGCGATCGGCGCGCGCGTCGCCGCGGTCGGCCGCGCGATGGAGATGACCGTGATCGCGCACGACCCGTTTGCGAAGGCCGCGCCGGAGGGCGTCGCGCTGCTGCCGCTGGCGGACGTCATCGCGCAAGCCGACGTGCTGTCGCTGCACTGCCCGCTCACGCAGGACAACGCCAACATGCTGAACGCGGCGACCCTCGCGACGATGCGCCCCGGCGCCATCGTCGTGAACACGGCGCGCGGCGGGCTGATCGACGAGGCGGCCCTCGCGGACGCGCTGAAGAGCGGCGCCCTGCGCGCGGCAGGCCTGGACAGTTTCCAGGTCGAGCCGTTCGCCGCCGGCCACCCGTTCACGGCGATCCCGAACGCGATCCTGTCGCCGCACATCGGCGGCGTGACGGGCGACGCCTACGTCGGCATGGGCACAGCCGCGGCGCGCAACGTGCTGACGGTTCTTGAACAGCCGGCCTGACACCGGAAAACAACGACAAGCGCGCACCAAGACGCGCATAACGATTACAGTATTGGAGACGACCATGAATGGAACTGATCACAACGCGCGCCTGGAAGCGGACACCATCCGCAGGATCACCTGGCGCCTCATCCCTTTCCTGATGCTGTGTTACCTGCTGGCCTTCATCGACCGCGGGAACATCGGCATGGCCTCGCTGCAGATGAACCACGACCTCGGTCTCACGACCAAGATGTTCGGGTTCGCGGGCAGCCTGTTTTTCATCTCGTACTTCCTGTTCGAAGTGCCGAGTAACCTGGCGCTGCAGAAGTTCGGTGCGCGCAAGTGGATCGCGCGCATCATGATCACGTGGGGCCTCGTCTCGGCCGGCATGGCGCTGGTGCAGGGCGCGACGTCGCTGTACATCATGCGCTTCCTGCTCGGCGCGGCCGAGGCGGGATTCTTCCCCGGCGTCGTGCTGTACCTCACGTACTGGTTCCCGGCCGCGTACCGCGCGCGCATCGTCGCCATCTTCATGGTCGCGGTGCCGATGGCCAGCTTCGTCGGTTCGCCGCTGTCGGCCCTGCTGCTGCAGGCTGACGGGCTGCTCGGCCTGCGCGGCTGGCACTGGCTGTTCATCCTCGAAGGCCTGCCGACCGTCGTGATGGGCGTCGCGTGCCTGTTCTTCCTGACCGACCGTCCGGACCAGGCGACCTGGCTGAGCGTCGAGCAGCGTAACTGGCTGGTGGCGCGCCTGGAGAAGGAACGCGGCGAGAAGAAGGCCGCCGGCCCGCACCCGTCGTTGTGGAAGGTCCTGCGCAGCAAGGAAGTGCTGGGCATGGCCCTCGTATGCGCCACCGCGTCGTCGGCCGGCACCGTGCTGGGCGTGTGGCAACCGCAGCTGATCAAATCGTTCGGCCTGACCGTGATGGAGACGGGCCTCGTCAACGCCATTCCCTACGTGATCGCCGCCGTGCTGATGGTCTGGTGGGGCCGCCACTCGGACCGCAAGGGCGAGCGCCGCTGGCATACCGCGATCCCGCTGGCGCTGATCGCGGGCGGCATGCTGTGCACGCTGTTCGTGACGTCGCTCGCGCCGACCGTCGTGCTGCTGACCTGCGTGCTGATCGGCGCCTACTCGTTCAAGGGACCGTTCTGGGCACTGAGCTCGTCGTGGCTCGCCTCGGGTTCCGCGGCGGCCGGCCTGGCGGCCATCAACGCGGCATCGAACCTCATCGGCGGCGGCCTCATGGTCAATGCCTACGGCTGGATCAAGGAAGCGACGGGCAGCCATGCGCTGGGCCTGCTGCCGATCGCGGTCCTGGCCGTGGCCAGCATCATCACCCTGCTCGCACTCAGCAACGACGCCCGCCAGGCCGCGCGCAACGCGCAAGCCAAGGTCGCGGCCTGAGCATCGCATCACTGCGTTTTCACCGGCGGCCAGCCGTGGACCTCCCACGTCCCGGCCGCCGATCACACCTACTATAAAACGAGACAATGAAGACACAAGCCACCCTGATGCTGGCAGCGGCCGCGCTGTTGCCGGCCGCCGCCTGCGCGCAATCCTCCGCCGTGACGATCTACGGCTCCATCGATGGCGGCGTGCGTTATCAAACCAATGTCGACGCGGCGGGCAGCGGCCTGCTGTCGACGGCATCCGGCAACTACTATCCGAACCGGCTGGGCTTCCGCGGCAAGGAGGATCTCGGCAACGGGCTGAACGCGCACTTCCAGCTCGAGAGCGGCTTCAATACCAAGACCGGTGCGCTGGACAACACGAACAACGTGCTGTTCAACCGTACCGCGGCGGTCGGCCTGGGCGGCGCCTGGGGCTCGATCGATCTGGGCCGGCAGTACACGGTCGCCTTCCGGACCGAGAAATTCCTCGATCCGTTCAATCACAACTACACCTCGATCGTCCCGCTGTCGTCGGGCGCGGGCACGAGCCTGCCGGCGGCGGCGAAGACCGCCGGTCTCACGGCGTCGTCGAACTCGGGCACGCGCTTCAACAACGATATCCAGTACACGGGCACCTTCGGCGGCCTGACGCTGCGCGCCGAGTACGCGCCGGGCGAAGTCGCGGGCGACACGGGCAAGGGTACCGCCCGCGGCGCGGCCTTCAGCTACACGGGCAGCAGGCTGCTGGCGGCGGGCGCCTACATTCGCAAGAAAACCCCGACCGGCTTCACCAATAACGTGTTCGTGGCCGGCGGCGGCTTCAAACTGGGCAGCATGACGGTGAAAGGCGGCATGTCGCGCGAGCGCCAGGACACGGCCGCCGCGGGAACGTACCAGAACGAGACGCGCTTCGGCGGCGTCAGTTACCAGGTCAACCGCCCGGTGGAGGTCACCGCGGCCGTGTATCGCTCGGATTACGACAGCGCGGCCGGTGCCGGGCGGCGCCAGCTGTTCCTGCTGGGCGCGACGTACGCCTTCTCGAAGCGCACGAATTTGTATGCGGAGTTCGACGTGAACCGCTACGACGGCGCATTGATTCCGGCATCGCAGCAGACATCCCAGCGCGGGATGTCGCTGGGCGTCATGCACCTGTTCTGACGGGCGGCGTCAGTAGGTATAGAACATCCGCTGAATCTCCTTGGTGCTGTTCGTCTTCGTGAGCGCCAGCATCAGCAGGATGCGTGCCTTCTGCGGATTCAGGGTGTCGGCCACGACGAAGTCCAGCTGGTCGTCATTGGCTTCGCCGTTGCGCGCCACGATGCCCTGGCCCACGCGGCTCGCGCGCACGATGATCACGCCTTTTTCGCGCGCGGCCGACAGGGCAGGGCGCACCTTGTTCGGCAGGCTGCCGTCACCGACACCCGCGTGGATCAGGCCCTTGGCGCCGGCGGCGACCAGGGCGTTGACGGCGGTCGGGCCCACGTTCGCGTAGGTGTACGCGATGTCGACCTGCGGCAGCGCCGACAGGTTGCTCACGTCGAATTCCGTGTCGACGGTGTGCTTGCGGGTCGACGCGCGGTAGAAGTGCGCCTTGTTGCCCACGACGTAGCCCAGCAGGCCCAGTTCCGTCGCCTTGAACGTGTCGGTGGTCGTCGTGTTGGTCTTGCTGACGTCGCGCGCGGCGTTGATCTGGTCGTTCAGCACGACGAGCACGCCCTTGCCGACGGCGTCCGCGCTGCCGGCCGTCAGCACGGCGTTGTACAGGTTGATCGGGCCGTCGGCCGAGATCGCGGTCGACGGACGCATCGCGCCCACCACCACCACCGGCTTCTTGCTCTTCACGACGAGGTCGAGGAAGTACGCGGTTTCCTCGATCGTGTCGGTACCGTGCGTGATGACGATGCCGTCCACGTCCGGCTTGGCCAGCAGCGTGTTGACGCGCTTGGCCAAGGTGAGCCAGTGCTCGTTGCTCATGTTTTCGCTGGCGATCTGGAAGACCTGTTCGCCCGTCACGTTGGCGACCTGCTTCAGTTCCGGCACGGCCTTGATCAGGTCATCGACGCCGACCTTGGCGGCCGTGTAGCCGACGGTCGTCGTGCTGGTGGCGCCCGTGCCGGCGATGGTGCCGCCGGTGGCGAGGATCATGATGTTGGGCAGGCGGGCCGCCGTTTGGGCCTGCGCGGCCGCGGCCAGCATCGTCATGAGGCACAGTGCGAACCACGTGCGTACAACTTTTAAGAACATAAGATCTCCTTTTTTAACAATTTTTGGAAGGTAAAAAAAAGGCTCCTTGGGAGGAGCCTGGGTTCTGGGTGCCGGTCAGCGCAACGGCGCTGTGGCGATGTCCTTGTCCGCGAGCGCGGGATCGGTCAGGTCCCCCTCCCATTTCGCGACGACCGCGGTGGCGATGCCGTTGCCGATCACGTTCGTGGCCGAGCGGCCCATGTCGAGGAAGTGGTCGATGCCGAGCAGCAGCAGCAGGCCGGCTTCGGGAATATGAAACTGGTTCAGCGTGGCGGCGATGACGACGAGCGACGCGCGCGGCACGCCGGCCATGCCCTTCGACGTCAGCATCAGCACGAGCATCATCGTCAGCTGCGTGGACAGCGCCAGTTCGATGCCGTAGGCCTGGGCGATGAAGACGGTGGCGAACGTGCAGTACATCATCGAGCCGTCCAGGTTGAACGAGTAACCGATCGGCAGCACGAACGCGGCCAGGCGGTTCTTGACGCCGAAGCGCTCCAGGCCTTCCAGCGTCTTCGGATACGCCGCTTCCGACGAGGCGCAGGTGAACGCGAGGATGGTCGGCTCGCGCAGCAGGCCGAGGAGTTTGAAGAGACGCGGGCCGACGAACAGCACGCCGATCCCGATCAGGATCGCCCACAACAGCGCGATGCCGAGGTAGAACTCGCCCATGAACTTGCCGTAGGTCGCGAGCACGCCCACGCCGCTCGTGGCGACGACGCCGGCGACGGCCGCGAACACGGCGAACGGCGCGAAGTTCATCACATAGCCCGTCACTTTCAGCATGACGTGCGCGGCGCCGTCGATGGCGGCGATCATCGGCGCGGCGCGGTCGCCGATGGCGGCGGCGCCGGTGCCGAAGAAGATCGAGAAAATCACGATCTGCAGGATCTCGTTCTTGGCCATGCCGTCGAAGATCGACGTCGGCACGAGGTGGGTGATGAAGTCCTTCAGCGTGAGGCCGGACGCGGTGATGCCCGACGAGGCACCGGCTGCCGGCAGGGTGCCGGACAAGGCCATCGCGTCGCCCGGACGGAACAGGTTCACGAGGATCAGGCCCAGCGTGAGCGAGAGAATCGATGCGATGATGAACCAGCCCAGCGCCTTGACGCCGATGCGCCCGACTTCCGCGGCGTCGCCCATCTTGGCGATGCCCACCACCAGCGTGGAGAACACGAGCGGTGCGATGATCATCTTGATCAGGCGGAGGAACAGGGTCGTGATCAGCGACATCGTGTCGGCGAAGCTCTTGGGATCGGCGAGACTGGTGTGCGCGATGTAGCCGGTGGCGATGCCGAGGACCAGGCCCACGAGGATCCAGGTGGTGAGGCGGTTTCTTTTGTTCATACGTTTCCTCTAGGTGGCGGATGGCGGAGCAGGGGAGATCGTCCGTCCTGTTCCGCTGCCGTGGCACAATCTCGTGCAAGATCAGGGAGTTGCCGGGTGCCTGGTGCTGCGATATTGACAAGTCCCGGCAGTATCCTAGGCGTTGATGGTACTGTCAAGCAAACCCAAATCGGACGAAAACAAATGATAGAAATCGACAACGTCAGCAAGTGGTACGGCCCCGTGCAGGTCCTGCGCGACTGCAGTACGCACGTCGCGCGCGGCGACGTGGTGGTCGTGTGCGGGCCGTCCGGTTCCGGCAAGTCGACGCTCATCAAGACCGTCAACGGCCTCGAGCCTTTCCAGCAGGGGACGATCAGGGTGGACGGCACGTCCGTCGGCGACCCGGCCACGCGCCTGCCGGCACTGCGCGCGCGCATCGGCATGGTGTTCCAGAATTTCGAGCTGTTCCCGCACCTGTCCGTGCGCGACAACCTGACGCTCGCGCAGGTCAAGGTGCTGAAGCGGTCGCGCGACGAGGCGACGGCGAACGGTTTGAAATACCTGGAGCGCGTGGGCCTGCTGGCGCACCAGGACAAGTTCCCCGCCCAGCTCTCGGGCGGCCAGCAGCAGCGCGTGGCGATCGCGCGGGCGCTGG includes:
- a CDS encoding LysR family transcriptional regulator, yielding MDFRDLKYFEVIATEGNLARAAERVHRTQPALTKCIDRLEESLGSRLFEKDGRGMRLTAAGHVLLKRTRQMALMVEETAREMRDHAGGLQGQVRIGCVPTMAEHLMPAVFAQLLAEAPAITVTLAVAMNDNLLASLRDGEIDLVVGPMLDGDPDIVSEQIAEDTVVVMAGPHHPVFDAPRTLADLVHYKWMLPARSVASRQWIDQTFERHGLPRPDVQIESNVLNWILPMLETTPLLGFVTRFNLVSGRARVREVVLPEAQMKRRLGLAYRKNGYLSPVAARVADILRVRGKELLLI
- a CDS encoding RraA family protein, translating into MSQSTPPDVIRDIQRVDSALVARAARYPSSILADVAGRRGALSSRIAPLAPTMRLAGPALTIEVRPGDNLMIHAAMALAKPGDVLVIDGKGDESCALMGEIMVSQCMAIGIAGVIVYGAVRDTEAIRDLGFPMYAIGANPNGPSKLVPGRINWPVSVGGVTVNPGDLIVADGDGVVAVEPAKVPTVLQLAEKKLADETARLEGIRSGAQLRPTWLDAALRKAGVLAEGETL
- a CDS encoding hydroxyacid dehydrogenase; the encoded protein is MSAVLAPQVRRDVIIVTGADLAEQAVELLAGFDLVYAGKTPDEDQLVALCTEHQPVAIIVRYGRITARVIDASPRLRVISKHGSGTDNIDKTAAAARGIAVKAAVGANAPAVAEHAWALILACAKNVSALDQRMHDGHWDKATHKSLELRGRTLGLVGLGAIGARVAAVGRAMEMTVIAHDPFAKAAPEGVALLPLADVIAQADVLSLHCPLTQDNANMLNAATLATMRPGAIVVNTARGGLIDEAALADALKSGALRAAGLDSFQVEPFAAGHPFTAIPNAILSPHIGGVTGDAYVGMGTAAARNVLTVLEQPA
- a CDS encoding MFS transporter, with translation MNGTDHNARLEADTIRRITWRLIPFLMLCYLLAFIDRGNIGMASLQMNHDLGLTTKMFGFAGSLFFISYFLFEVPSNLALQKFGARKWIARIMITWGLVSAGMALVQGATSLYIMRFLLGAAEAGFFPGVVLYLTYWFPAAYRARIVAIFMVAVPMASFVGSPLSALLLQADGLLGLRGWHWLFILEGLPTVVMGVACLFFLTDRPDQATWLSVEQRNWLVARLEKERGEKKAAGPHPSLWKVLRSKEVLGMALVCATASSAGTVLGVWQPQLIKSFGLTVMETGLVNAIPYVIAAVLMVWWGRHSDRKGERRWHTAIPLALIAGGMLCTLFVTSLAPTVVLLTCVLIGAYSFKGPFWALSSSWLASGSAAAGLAAINAASNLIGGGLMVNAYGWIKEATGSHALGLLPIAVLAVASIITLLALSNDARQAARNAQAKVAA
- a CDS encoding porin, whose amino-acid sequence is MKTQATLMLAAAALLPAAACAQSSAVTIYGSIDGGVRYQTNVDAAGSGLLSTASGNYYPNRLGFRGKEDLGNGLNAHFQLESGFNTKTGALDNTNNVLFNRTAAVGLGGAWGSIDLGRQYTVAFRTEKFLDPFNHNYTSIVPLSSGAGTSLPAAAKTAGLTASSNSGTRFNNDIQYTGTFGGLTLRAEYAPGEVAGDTGKGTARGAAFSYTGSRLLAAGAYIRKKTPTGFTNNVFVAGGGFKLGSMTVKGGMSRERQDTAAAGTYQNETRFGGVSYQVNRPVEVTAAVYRSDYDSAAGAGRRQLFLLGATYAFSKRTNLYAEFDVNRYDGALIPASQQTSQRGMSLGVMHLF
- a CDS encoding type II asparaginase; protein product: MFLKVVRTWFALCLMTMLAAAAQAQTAARLPNIMILATGGTIAGTGATSTTTVGYTAAKVGVDDLIKAVPELKQVANVTGEQVFQIASENMSNEHWLTLAKRVNTLLAKPDVDGIVITHGTDTIEETAYFLDLVVKSKKPVVVVGAMRPSTAISADGPINLYNAVLTAGSADAVGKGVLVVLNDQINAARDVSKTNTTTTDTFKATELGLLGYVVGNKAHFYRASTRKHTVDTEFDVSNLSALPQVDIAYTYANVGPTAVNALVAAGAKGLIHAGVGDGSLPNKVRPALSAAREKGVIIVRASRVGQGIVARNGEANDDQLDFVVADTLNPQKARILLMLALTKTNSTKEIQRMFYTY
- a CDS encoding dicarboxylate/amino acid:cation symporter, whose translation is MNKRNRLTTWILVGLVLGIATGYIAHTSLADPKSFADTMSLITTLFLRLIKMIIAPLVFSTLVVGIAKMGDAAEVGRIGVKALGWFIIASILSLTLGLILVNLFRPGDAMALSGTLPAAGASSGITASGLTLKDFITHLVPTSIFDGMAKNEILQIVIFSIFFGTGAAAIGDRAAPMIAAIDGAAHVMLKVTGYVMNFAPFAVFAAVAGVVATSGVGVLATYGKFMGEFYLGIALLWAILIGIGVLFVGPRLFKLLGLLREPTILAFTCASSEAAYPKTLEGLERFGVKNRLAAFVLPIGYSFNLDGSMMYCTFATVFIAQAYGIELALSTQLTMMLVLMLTSKGMAGVPRASLVVIAATLNQFHIPEAGLLLLLGIDHFLDMGRSATNVIGNGIATAVVAKWEGDLTDPALADKDIATAPLR
- a CDS encoding amino acid ABC transporter ATP-binding protein; its protein translation is MIEIDNVSKWYGPVQVLRDCSTHVARGDVVVVCGPSGSGKSTLIKTVNGLEPFQQGTIRVDGTSVGDPATRLPALRARIGMVFQNFELFPHLSVRDNLTLAQVKVLKRSRDEATANGLKYLERVGLLAHQDKFPAQLSGGQQQRVAIARALAMDPVAMLFDEPTSALDPEMVGEVLDVMTGLAQEGMTMMVVTHEMGFARRVADRVVFMDEGRIVEDSAGEAFFEAPQSARAREFLARIIH